The Ramlibacter sp. PS4R-6 nucleotide sequence GGTGGCGCCGGCGGCCTGCAGCTTCTCCAGGTCGCGGTCGTCCTGCGTGCGCACGATCACCGGCACCTGCGCCGCGTGGCTGCGCACGTTGGATATCACGCGGATCGCGCCGCCGACGTCGAGGTAGGTGACGACCACCGCACTGGCGCGCGCCAGGCCCGCGGCCACCAGCGCCTGCAGGCGTGCGGCGTCGCCGAACACCACCTGCTCGCCGGCTGCGGTGGCCTGCCGCACGCGGTCGGGGTCCAGGTCGAGCGCGATGTACGGGATGTTCTCGCCCTCGAGCATGCGCGCCAGGTTCTGGCCGCAGCGGCCGTAGCCGCAGATGATCACGTGCTTGTTCTGGTTGATCGAACGCCGCGCGATGGTGGTCATCTGCAGCGACTGCAGCATCCACTCGCTGGCCACCAGCTTCATCACCACGCGGTTGGCGTACATGATCATGAAGGGCGTGGCCAGCATGGAGATCACCATGCTCGCGAGGATCGGGTTGACCAGCGGCGCCGGCACCAGCTTGCTTTGCAGCGCCAGCGTCAGCAGCACGAAGCCGAACTCGCCGGCCTGCGCCAGGTAGATGCCGGTGCGCAGCGCCACGCCGGTGGTCGCGCCGAACATGCGGGCCAGCAGCGTCACCAGCGCCAGCTTGAAGAACACCGGCACCGTGACCATCAGCAGCACCAGGCCCCAGCGATCGAACACCAGGCGCCAGTCCAGCATCATGCCGATGGAGATGAAGAAGATGCCCAGCAGCACGTCGTGGAAGGGCCGGATGTCGGTTTCCACCTGGTGCTTGTACTCGGTCTCCGAGATCAGCATGCCGGCGATGAAGGCGCCCAGCGCCAGCGACAGGCCCGCGAGTTCCGTGATCCACGCCAGCCCGAGCGTGACGAAGAGCAGGTTCAGCACGAAGAGCTCCTCGCTCTTGCGCCGCGCCACCAGCGTCAGCCACCAACGCATCACGCCCTGGCCGCCGACCAGCAGCAGCAGGATCACGACCGTGGCCTTGACTGCGGCGATGCCCAGGTCGGCGAACAGGCGCTCGGGCGGGCTCGACAGCGCCGGGATCAGCACCAGGAGGGGCACCACCGCCAAATCCTGGAACAGGAGCACGCCCATCACGCGCTTGCCGTGCTCGGTCTCCAGCTCGAGCCGGTCGGCCAGCATCTTCACCACCACCGCCGTGCTGCTCATGGCCAGCGCGCCCGACAGCGCGACGGCGGTGCGCCAGTCCATCTTCCACAGCGTGGGCGCCAGCGCGCTCAGGAAGAGCGAGCCGATGGTGCCGAGGACGATGGTGAGCACGACCTGCGACAGCCCCAGCCCAAACACGTGCTGGCGCATGGCGCGCAGCTTGGGCAGGTTGAATTCCAGCCCGATCACGAACATCAGGAACACCACGCCGAACTCGCCGATGTGGCGCAGCGCGTCCGAGTGCTCGCCCAGCGCCAGCGCGTGCGGGCCGACCAGCACGCCCACCACCAGGTAGCCCAGCATGGGCGGGAGCTTGAGGCTGCGGAAGACCACCACGCCGAGCACTGCAGCGAGCAGGTACAGCAGCGTCAGTTCCAGGGTGGTCATGGCCGCATGCTACCAAGCGCGGACGACGGGCCTCGATAGAATCCCGCCATGACACCGGACCGCGAGCGGGCGCTGCGCCTGGCCCAGGAAACCTTCGACATCGAGGCCGCCGCGGTGCTGGGCCTGAAGCAGCGCACCGGGGAGTCGTTCGCGCGCGCGGTGGAGAAGATGCTGGCGGTGCGCGGCCGCGTCGTGGTGATGGGCATCGGCAAGAGCGGGCACATCGCGCGCAAGATCGCGGCCACGCTCGCCTCCACCGGCACGCCGGCGATGTTCGTGCACCCGGCCGAGGCCAGCCACGGTGACCTGGGCATGATCAAGCCGATCGATCTGGTGCTGGCCGTCTCCAACAGCGGCGAGGTCGACGAAGTGACCACGCTATTGCCCGTGATCAAGCGCCTGGGGTCCACGCTGATCGCGATGACGGGCAATCTGCAGTCGACGCTCGCGCGCCACGCCGACATCGTGCTGGACAGCGGCGTGGAAAAGGAAGCCTGCCCGCTGCAGCTCGCGCCGACCGCCAGCACCACCGCGCAGCTCGCGCTGGGCGATGCACTGGCGGTGGCGCTGCTCGATGCGCGCGGCTTCCGCACCGAGGACTTCGCGCGCTCGCATCCCGGCGGCGCGCTGGGGCGCAAATTGCTCACGCATTTGTCGGACGTGATGCGCACCGGCGACGCGGTGCCGCGCGTGTCGGCGCAGACGGCCTTCCCCGACCTGATGCGCGAGATGAGCGCCAAGGGCCTGGGCGCATCGGCGGTGACCGACGCCAACGGCAAGGTACTGGGCATCTTCACCGACGGCGACCTGCGCCGCCTGATCGAAAAGGGCGTGGACCTGCGCAGCTCCACCGCCGGCGACGTGATGCACACCAAGCCCAAGACCATCCACCGCAACGCGCTCGCCGCCGAAGCCGCTCAGCTGATGGAGCAGGCCCGCATCACCAGCGTGCTGGTGGTGGACGACGGCGGCATCCTGGTGGGCGCCGTCAACAGCAACGACCTGATGCGCGCCAAGGTGATCTGATGGCCGCACCTGCGCTGAACTTCGCGCCCGAACTCCTGCTGGCGGCGCAAGGCGTGCGCGTGGCCTTCTTCGACGTCGACGGCGTGCTCACCGACGGCGGCCTGTACCTGGGCGAGGCGGGCGAGCCGCTCAAGCGCTTCAACATCCTCGACGGCCTGGGCCTGAAGCTCATCGCGCAGGTCGGCATCACGCCCGTGGTGATCACGGGCCGCGATTCGCCGGCGCTGCGCGCGCGCGTCGCGGCACTGGGCATCGTGCACGCGCATTACGGCGCCGAACAGAAACTCGCGAAGGCGGAAGACACGCTCAAGCAACTGGGTGCGGGCTGGCGCGAAGCCGCGGGCATGGGCGACGACTGGCCCGACCTGCCGGTGCTCAGGCGCTGCGCGTTCGCCTGCGCGCCGGCGAACGCACACGCCGAAGTCAAGGCCATTGCGCACCACGTGACGGCGGCGACGGGCGGCCACGGCGCCGCGCGCGAGTTCTGCGACCTGCTGCTGGTGGCCAGCGGCAAGTACGCGGGCCTGCTGGAGGGCTACGCGTGATCGTCGGCGGCTTCATCCAGGGCCAGCCGTCGGGGCGCATGTTCCGCGCCGGCTGGGAGCGCATCTCGGTCTACCTGCCGGTGATCCTGATGGGCCTGATCGCGCTGCTCACGTACTGGCTGGCGCGCAACACGCCCACGCTCGGGCCCGAGCAGACCAAGGCCGCGGCCACGCACGACCCGGACCAGTTCATGCGCCGCTTCTCGGTGAAGTCCTTCGATGCGAGCGGGCGCCTGAAGACCGAATTGCACGGCGCGGAAGCGCGCCACTACCCCGACACCGACACCACCGAGATCGACCAGCCGCGCCTGCGCTCGATCAACGAGCGCGGCGCCGTCACCGTGGCCACCGCGAAGGCGGCGATCAGCAACGCCGACGGCTCCGAGGTGCAATTGATGGGCGAAGCCGTCGTGACGCGCGCGGCGTACACCGACGCCACGGGCCGCGCGCAGCCCCGCGTCGAGATCCGCAGCGAGTACCTGCACGTGTTCGTGAACACCGAGCGCATCACGTCGAACAAGCCGGTGGAGATCCTGCGCGGCGACGACCGCCTGGCCGGCGAGGGCATGGCCTTCGACAACGTGTCGCAGCAGCTGGACATGCAAGGCCGCGTCCGCGCGCAGATCCAGCCGCGCTGACGCCCATGGCCGGCCCGCTCGTCTTCATCACCGGCGCTTCCAGCGGCATCGGCCAGGCGCTGGCGCGGCGCTACTACGACGCGGGCTGGCGCCTCGCGCTCGCGGCGCGGCGCACGGGCGAGATCGAACAATGGGCGCAGGCGCAGCGGCTCGATGCCCAGCGCTACGCGGTCTACGCCGCGGATGTCGCCGACACCGACAGCATCGTCGGCGCCGGTGCGCGGTGCATCGAGCAACAGGGCGTGCCCGACGTGGTGATCGCCAACGCGGGCATCAGCATCGGCGTGGACACCGAGGAGCGCGGCGACATCGAGGTGATCGCCCGCACTTTCGCCACCAACAATATCGGCCTGGCCGCGACCTTCCATCCCTTCATCGCCGGCATGAGGCGGCGCGGCTCGGGGCGGCTGGTGGGCATCGGCAGCGTCGCCGGCATCCGCGGCCTGCCGGGGCACGGCGCGTACTGCGCCAGCAAGGCCGGCGTGATCAGCTACTGCGAGAGCCTGCGCGGCGAGCTGCGCGCCAGCGGCGTGAAGGTGGTGACGATCTGCCCCGGCTACATCGACACGCCGCTCACGCGCGAGAACCGCTACTCGATGCCCTTCCTGATGAAGGCCGAGGATTTCGCCGACCGCGCCTTCCGCACGATCGAGGCGGGCACGAGCTACCGCGTGATCCCGTGGCAGATGGGCGTGGTCGCCAAGCTGCTGCGCGCATTGCCAAACGCGCTGTACGACCGCGCGCTGGCGGGGCGGCCGAGGAAGCACCGGCAAAAGGACAAATGAAAAGGGGCCCGAAGGCCCCTTTGTCTTTGGCGAAGCAGCTGGATCAGTAGCCGCCGCGGTTGCCACCGCCGCCGCCGCCGCGCGGGCCGGAGCCGTACGGGCTGCGGAAGCCGCCGTCGTTGCCGCCACCACCGCCGCCGCCACGGCCGCCGTAGCCGCCACCGCCGCCTTCGCGACGGCCGCCGCCACCACCGCCACCACCGTAGCCGCCGCCACCGCCGCCGCCGTAACCACCACCGCCGCCGCCGCCGTAGCCGCCGCCACCGCCACGCGGGCGGTTTTCCATCGGACGCGCTTCATTGACGACGACGCTGCGGCCGCCCAGGGGCTGGCCGTTCATGCCGTTGATGGCTGCTTGCGCCTCGGCATCCGATCCCATCTCGACGAAGCCGAAGCCCTTCGAGCGGCCGGTGTCGCGCTCCATCATCACCTTGGCGCTGGTGACGGAACCGAACTGGCCGAAGGCTTGCTCCAGGTCGTTGTCGCGAACGGAATACGGCAGGTTGCCGACGTAAAGTTTGTTGCCCATCGAGGGACTCCTGAAAAAACGAACACTGGCGCGATGGAGTCCCGAGAACGCAGGCCACCGCCGAGGTGGCTGGAGAAGCGAAACACTGACCTGATCACCGCAATCTGCGCGTGACGTACTGCTGGCACGCGATGCCATTATGAGCAGATATTCCGGCGGCGTGCAGCCCTGCCGGGTACCGGAAGCGGTCGAAAACCCTGAATCCGCACCCGTTCCTGCCGCTTTCTGTAGCGCTTTTGTTGCTTTTTGGCCTCCGGGGCTACTCATCCAGCCCCCCGGGATGAAACCGCCGTGGGGAGACTGACAGCTTCGCGCGTCTAGACTGCGCGGCCCCGCATGGAAGCCTTCCTCGTCTCCACCGGCCTCGTCGCCCTCGCTGAAATCGGTGACAAGACCCAGCTGCTGTCCCTGGTCCTCGCCGCCCGCTTTCGCAAGCCCTGGCCGATCGCCGCCGGCATCTTCGTGGCCACCTTGTTCAACCACGCGCTGGCCGGCGCGGCCGGCGCCTGGCTCACCACGCTGCTGGGCCCGCAGGTGCTGCGCTGGATCCTGGCGGCCTCGTTCATCGCCATGGCCGTGTGGATGCTCATTCCCGACAAGCTCGACGCGGGCGAGCAGGAACGCGCCTCCCACCTGGGCGTGTTCGGCACCACGCTCATCGCCTTCTTCTTCGCCGAGATGGGCGACAAGACCCAGGTGGCCACCGTGATGCTGGCGGCGCGCTTCCCGAACTGGGTCGCGGTGGTCGGCGGAACGACACTGGGGATGATGCTGGCCAACGTGCCGGTGGTGTGGTTCGGCGAGCGCGCGACGCGGGCCGTGCCGATCCGCGCCGTGCACGTGGTCTCCGCGGTGATCTTCCTCGCGCTCGGGGTGGCGGCATTGATCGTTTAGGTATACTTCCGCCAGCGCCGATTTGCTTCCGCTTGCGGGCGCTTAACCAAATGCAGCTAAAGACGAAGCCCGACGAGAGCCCGGCATCGTGTTTAGCGATCCGGGTTTTTGCTTTTTCGCCATGCCGCTCGTCGCCACACCGCAAACGATGTCCTTCGAAGCGCCGCTCGCGCTGCAAAGCGGCGCGTCCATCCGCGGCTATTCGCTGGCCTACGAGACCTACGGCACGCTCAATGCGGACAAGAGCAATGCGGTCCTGATCTGCCACGCGCTCAACGCGTCGCACCACGTGGCGGGTGTCTACGCGGACCAGCCCGACAACGTGGGCTGGTGGGACACCATGATCGGCCCCGGCAAGCCGGTGGACACCGACCGCTTCTTCGTCATCGGCGTGAACAACCTGGGCTCGTGCTTCGGCTCGACGGGCCCCATGCATGTGAACCCCGACACCGGCCGCGTGTACGGCGCCGACTTCCCGGTGGTGACGGTGGAAGACTGGGTGGATGCGCAGGCGCGACTGCTCGACGGCCTCGGCATCGAAACGCTCGCCGCGGTCATGGGCGGCAGCCTGGGCGGCATGCAGGCGCTGTCGTGGACGCTGCAATACCCCGAACGTGTGCGCCACGCGGTGGTGGTCGCCAGCGCGCCCAACCTCAACGCCGAGAACATCGCCTTCAACGAGGTGGCGCGCCGCGCCATCGTCACCGACCCCGATTTCCACGGCGGCCATTTCTACGAGCGCCGCGTCATCCCCAAGCGCGGCCTGCGCATCGCCCGCATGATCGGCCACATCACGTACCTGTCGGACGACGTGATGAACGAGAAGTTCGGCCGCGAGCTGCGCGACGGCATCGACCTGAAGTACTCCACGCAGGACATCGAGTTCCAGATCGAGAGCTACCTGCGCTACCAGGGCGACAAGTTCAGCGAGTACTTCGACGCCAACACCTACCTGCTGATCACGCGCGCGCTCGATTACTTCGACCCCGCCAAGCGCCACGGCGGCAACCTCGCCAAGGCCCTGGCCGTGGCGCGCGCCAAGTTCCTGCTCGTGAGCTTCAAGACCGACTGGCGCTTCACCTCGGCGCGCAGCCGCGAGCTCGTCAAGGCGCTGCTGCACAACAGGCGCGACGTGAGCTACGCCGAGATCGACGCGCCGCACGGCCACGACGCCTTCCTGCTGGACGACGAGCGCTACATGGGCGTGGTGCGGGCCTACTTCGACGGCATCGCGAAGGAGGGCGCATGAGCGACCGCACCACCATGGAGGTGATCGCGAGCCTCGTGCCGCAGGGTTCGCGCGTGCTCGACCTGGGCTGCGGCGACGGCGCGCTGCTGGAGCTGCTGCAGCGCGAGCGCGGCTGCAGCGGCTACGGCGTGGAGATCGACGACGCGAACCTGCTGGCCTGCGCGAAGCGGGGCGTCAACGTCATCCAGCTGAACCTCGACGAAGGCCTGTCGATGTTCGAGGACGCGTCGTTCGACGTCGTGCTGCAGGTGGACACGCTGCAGCACCTGCGCAACGCCGAGACCATGCTGGTGGAGACGGCGCGCGTCGGCCGCACGGGCATCGTCGCCTTCCCCAACTTCGCGCACTGGCCCAACCGCCTGGCGATCCTGCGCGGGCGCATGCCGGTGACCAAGCGCCTGCCCTACCAGTGGTACGACACGCCCAACATCCGCGTGGGCACCTTCAAGGACTTCGAGGTGCTGGCGACCAAGAACCGGTTGGCGATCCTCGACGCCTTCGGCCTGCAGGAGGGCCGCGAGGTGCGCGTGCTGCCGAATGCCCGCGCCTCGACCGCGGTGTTCAAGTTCGAGCGCGGTTGATGCGCTAACATCGCGGCATCGGGATCACAGCCTCCCGTTCCCTCCCGGGGGATAGACGGTGTCCCGTCCAAGCGCTGGCAACTCGCACTGGAGTTTCCCGACATGGACACCGCATCGCCTTCCATCTCTCCCACTGAACTGTCCGCGCGCCTCGCGCGCAACGACGCACCGCTCGTGCTCGACGTGCGCCGCGACGTGCGTTACGCCGAGGCCGATTGCGTCTTGCCGCAGGCGCAGCGCTGCGACCCCAACGACGTGGCGAGCTTCGCCGCGTCGCAGGCGCCGCGTGAAGCCGTGGTGTATTGCGTGCACGGCCTCGAAGTCGGCGAGCAAGCCGCCGCGCAGCTGCGGGCGCAGGGCTGGGACGCCCGGTTCCTGGAAGGCGGCATCGAAGGCTGGCGGGCCGCGGGTCTGCCGACCATTCCCAAGCGCGGCGAAGCATGACGCACGGCGTGACCTTCGCCGAGGCCTTCCGCTTCTGGCTGAAGCTCGGCTTCATCAGCTTCGGCGGGCCGGCCGGGCAGATCGCGGTGATGCACCGCGAGCTCGTCGAGGGCCGGCGCTGGATCTCCGAGAAGCGCTTCCTGCACGCGCTCAATTACTGCATGTTGCTGCCGGGCCCGGAGGCGCAGCAGCTGGCCACCTACATCGGCTGGCTGATGCACCGCACCTGGGGCGGCATCGTGGCGGGCGCGCTGTTCGTGCTGCCGTCGCTGTTCATCCTGATCGCGCTGTCGTGGATCTACGTGGCCTATGGCCACGTGAGCTGGATCGCGGGCCTGTTCTACGGCATCAAGCCCGCGGTGGCGGCCAT carries:
- a CDS encoding cation:proton antiporter; translation: MTTLELTLLYLLAAVLGVVVFRSLKLPPMLGYLVVGVLVGPHALALGEHSDALRHIGEFGVVFLMFVIGLEFNLPKLRAMRQHVFGLGLSQVVLTIVLGTIGSLFLSALAPTLWKMDWRTAVALSGALAMSSTAVVVKMLADRLELETEHGKRVMGVLLFQDLAVVPLLVLIPALSSPPERLFADLGIAAVKATVVILLLLVGGQGVMRWWLTLVARRKSEELFVLNLLFVTLGLAWITELAGLSLALGAFIAGMLISETEYKHQVETDIRPFHDVLLGIFFISIGMMLDWRLVFDRWGLVLLMVTVPVFFKLALVTLLARMFGATTGVALRTGIYLAQAGEFGFVLLTLALQSKLVPAPLVNPILASMVISMLATPFMIMYANRVVMKLVASEWMLQSLQMTTIARRSINQNKHVIICGYGRCGQNLARMLEGENIPYIALDLDPDRVRQATAAGEQVVFGDAARLQALVAAGLARASAVVVTYLDVGGAIRVISNVRSHAAQVPVIVRTQDDRDLEKLQAAGATEVVPELLEGSLMLASHALALVGVPMRRVIRIVQDQRDARYSLLRGYFHGADDDTADEIEQERLSTVTLPPEAGAVGRALDQLALNAIGVRIVSRRGPDGKALQPDDGSPLADGDTLVLSGRPETLAMAEERLLRG
- a CDS encoding KpsF/GutQ family sugar-phosphate isomerase; the encoded protein is MTPDRERALRLAQETFDIEAAAVLGLKQRTGESFARAVEKMLAVRGRVVVMGIGKSGHIARKIAATLASTGTPAMFVHPAEASHGDLGMIKPIDLVLAVSNSGEVDEVTTLLPVIKRLGSTLIAMTGNLQSTLARHADIVLDSGVEKEACPLQLAPTASTTAQLALGDALAVALLDARGFRTEDFARSHPGGALGRKLLTHLSDVMRTGDAVPRVSAQTAFPDLMREMSAKGLGASAVTDANGKVLGIFTDGDLRRLIEKGVDLRSSTAGDVMHTKPKTIHRNALAAEAAQLMEQARITSVLVVDDGGILVGAVNSNDLMRAKVI
- a CDS encoding KdsC family phosphatase — encoded protein: MAAPALNFAPELLLAAQGVRVAFFDVDGVLTDGGLYLGEAGEPLKRFNILDGLGLKLIAQVGITPVVITGRDSPALRARVAALGIVHAHYGAEQKLAKAEDTLKQLGAGWREAAGMGDDWPDLPVLRRCAFACAPANAHAEVKAIAHHVTAATGGHGAAREFCDLLLVASGKYAGLLEGYA
- the lptC gene encoding LPS export ABC transporter periplasmic protein LptC, whose product is MIVGGFIQGQPSGRMFRAGWERISVYLPVILMGLIALLTYWLARNTPTLGPEQTKAAATHDPDQFMRRFSVKSFDASGRLKTELHGAEARHYPDTDTTEIDQPRLRSINERGAVTVATAKAAISNADGSEVQLMGEAVVTRAAYTDATGRAQPRVEIRSEYLHVFVNTERITSNKPVEILRGDDRLAGEGMAFDNVSQQLDMQGRVRAQIQPR
- a CDS encoding SDR family oxidoreductase — its product is MAGPLVFITGASSGIGQALARRYYDAGWRLALAARRTGEIEQWAQAQRLDAQRYAVYAADVADTDSIVGAGARCIEQQGVPDVVIANAGISIGVDTEERGDIEVIARTFATNNIGLAATFHPFIAGMRRRGSGRLVGIGSVAGIRGLPGHGAYCASKAGVISYCESLRGELRASGVKVVTICPGYIDTPLTRENRYSMPFLMKAEDFADRAFRTIEAGTSYRVIPWQMGVVAKLLRALPNALYDRALAGRPRKHRQKDK
- a CDS encoding RNA recognition motif domain-containing protein is translated as MGNKLYVGNLPYSVRDNDLEQAFGQFGSVTSAKVMMERDTGRSKGFGFVEMGSDAEAQAAINGMNGQPLGGRSVVVNEARPMENRPRGGGGGYGGGGGGGYGGGGGGGYGGGGGGGGRREGGGGGYGGRGGGGGGGNDGGFRSPYGSGPRGGGGGGNRGGY
- a CDS encoding TMEM165/GDT1 family protein; translated protein: MEAFLVSTGLVALAEIGDKTQLLSLVLAARFRKPWPIAAGIFVATLFNHALAGAAGAWLTTLLGPQVLRWILAASFIAMAVWMLIPDKLDAGEQERASHLGVFGTTLIAFFFAEMGDKTQVATVMLAARFPNWVAVVGGTTLGMMLANVPVVWFGERATRAVPIRAVHVVSAVIFLALGVAALIV
- the metX gene encoding homoserine O-succinyltransferase MetX; the protein is MPLVATPQTMSFEAPLALQSGASIRGYSLAYETYGTLNADKSNAVLICHALNASHHVAGVYADQPDNVGWWDTMIGPGKPVDTDRFFVIGVNNLGSCFGSTGPMHVNPDTGRVYGADFPVVTVEDWVDAQARLLDGLGIETLAAVMGGSLGGMQALSWTLQYPERVRHAVVVASAPNLNAENIAFNEVARRAIVTDPDFHGGHFYERRVIPKRGLRIARMIGHITYLSDDVMNEKFGRELRDGIDLKYSTQDIEFQIESYLRYQGDKFSEYFDANTYLLITRALDYFDPAKRHGGNLAKALAVARAKFLLVSFKTDWRFTSARSRELVKALLHNRRDVSYAEIDAPHGHDAFLLDDERYMGVVRAYFDGIAKEGA
- the metW gene encoding methionine biosynthesis protein MetW yields the protein MSDRTTMEVIASLVPQGSRVLDLGCGDGALLELLQRERGCSGYGVEIDDANLLACAKRGVNVIQLNLDEGLSMFEDASFDVVLQVDTLQHLRNAETMLVETARVGRTGIVAFPNFAHWPNRLAILRGRMPVTKRLPYQWYDTPNIRVGTFKDFEVLATKNRLAILDAFGLQEGREVRVLPNARASTAVFKFERG
- a CDS encoding rhodanese-like domain-containing protein — protein: MDTASPSISPTELSARLARNDAPLVLDVRRDVRYAEADCVLPQAQRCDPNDVASFAASQAPREAVVYCVHGLEVGEQAAAQLRAQGWDARFLEGGIEGWRAAGLPTIPKRGEA